The stretch of DNA TGTCAGGTCCCGCTGGTCAAGGACCTTGCGGAACGCGAAGCCTACATAGAGGGAATCTTCAGTTCTTGGTTAGTATATTTTCATGGTAAGAATTTGCAACTTCGGACTTAGTTAGTATATTTTCAGTTCAACTGGAGGAATAGTTCCTTTAGTTGATgttcattttgttgtttttctttttggtttttggtgatCGTCATTCGCAGTCCATCGCCAGTTAGAACAAGTTGGTCGCTCTTTATGAAAGGTGAATAAAAGAAGTTCCCAGGCCGCCGAGCTGCACAACACACAGAGGGTGATCCATGAGCTGACGACGGCGCTGAAGGCTGTGCAGGAAAGACAGACGGCTGCGAATGACAAGGTAACCCTCCTTGAGCAAGAAGTAGCTGCCCTGAAAGCCGGACAAGAAAGGCTTATTGACCTTGAGAAGGAGCTAACGTTGTCCAAGACTGCTCAATCGAAGGCTTCCACGGACTGGGATCTGCAGCTGAAAGAGAACAAATGGCTGAAAGACAAGGCCGCGGATGCGGAAAAGCAGCATGCTGAGGCCACCCGCAAAGCATTTCACAACGTCAAAGATCGATTGTCGCACGACTACTGGGTAATCCTCGACTCCATCAAGAGTaagtgggagaagaagaaggagaagtcgGAGGTGGAGGGCGACCTTGCGGAGATTGAATCCAATCTTCTGTTGATCAGGCAGATCAGCGAAGGGAAAACTTCGGTCGAAGAGGAGCTGAAGATCCTCGGAGCTAAGAAGGCAGCTCTCACAGTTTGATCCGATTCTATTGAGGTCTTGGATTTCTCAAGTGGGGAAACTTGACCTTCCGCAGGTTTTGGAGGACTCGGTTGCGCCGATGGAAGTGGATGCTGGGACTGGAGTCCCACGAGGTCTGAATGAGCATGGGAGTAACGCAAGCGGGGAGGCGGACTTAGCAGCCGGAAGGGAAGAGGAAGACAACTGATCCTGTttatcgttttgtttttttttctttgcttttaagaatttggtttgttttgccCGGGAGGTTTTTAATCCACAGACTTGACCTAACTTTCCTCGGAAGGATTTTAAATCCTTTTCCTTAATTTATCTCGCATTCGTAGAATTCTCCTTTCTTATTATAAGTGGAGAAAGCTTCTTTGTCTGTTTGTTTGAATGCAGGAAGAAAAACGGATGGGAAGTTTATAGTTGGCAAATTTCGAGAATGGACTATGCGGCATTCATTCGCTTTGACCAGATTGTGTTATGTTGATTAATGAAGTATGAATAGAAAATGAGGTGATTTTGAGTTGAGTAGCGAGATTATGCTTAATTTGCGTGGGGTGCCCGGGGGCTATTCTACCCTACCTCGCGTGGTCGAGGAGAGCGATTGAAGTTGAGACAATGCAACTGTTATTGTTGTAGGGTGAGTCGTGATGAAAAACTCGTGTTTTATTGAAAGCAACTGTGATGTGAGCACCGGTCGCCTCGCGGTACGGACTGAAAATTGGTTCTTCAGAACGGTCAGGTTATGGCCAACTTTCCTCGGGCCAAACGATGGTGAACGATTGAGGAGGGAAAACGAACGATGGATACGAGTTTTGGTGATGAACAAACGAGTGGAACGCGAGATGGAATTATGGTCACGACTTCGGGCATACGGACGGTCCGATGCGGTAGCGGTTCGGAACGACCGTCGGGAATAGGAAGTGGCTAGCGAACCAAGTGATGGTTTTGCTAGGAGAAATGGAAGCGAGGGTGGATCGAGTGACGACACATGAGTGTTGGCTCTACTCGTGATACGACCGGACTAGAAGattacgaacccggttcgagaaTCTACTAGGGTTTCTCAATAGTTAGTCCCAGACTATGGctaaagagagaagtgagacaagaaacaaagattcactCTTTGGGAAAATAATTTCATACAAGTCTGTGTTTTACAATGGAAAAGAGGTTTAAATAGTGTGAGGGTTTAGAGGGAACCAGGGACATGCGGACTCGCTATGGTCCGCACACGTTTGCCCTTGACGTGTTTCCTTTGATGGAGAACACGTCGCCCTCTAAGTGGTTTAAACAGGaccacacacgtcacactacTCTAATGTTACAAAAGAAAGTTCTAGACAAAGTTCAAAACGCAACgcttaaacaaaaagataacaCGTCCTTAGGCTTTGATGCGGGAACCACATCATCAGCTTCAAAGCGCAAAGGTTTGCATTAGGACTTGTCGCCTTATTAAAACTttctccggtaaacctcgtgggacaaacccggagtaaGGAAAAATAGTACGGTCATGATCCTAACGACTTGGTCGCcttcatccttgggtaaggatgaAGGCCGTGCGATCTGTCTCCACTTGGATCGCCCTGGCCGGGTTGTTCTCTTGATCTTCTCGAACAAAGGCTTGCACGAGCTGATTGATCTTCTATCTTGCGGCCTTAGACGAGCTTTTTGATCGCATAGTAGCTCCCGGAGTGATCCTTGGTGCATTGGCCTGATGTTGTCCTGCGGGTAATGCAAGTGTCTCGGCAGCGTCCTGGGCGTCCTGGTCCGGTACGAGCATTCCTGGCTGCGTGTCCGGTCCCGTGCTCACATCATTCTCTCCCCCTTGAGAAGGTTTTGTCCTCAAAACTTCTTCGTCGTCACTTGCATCAAACGAAACAAGATCAGTAATGTTGAATGATGTAGAAGTGTTGTACTCACCTGGCAGTTCAAGGCggtaggcgttgtcgttgatcttctctATGACTCGGAAAGGTCTGTCGCCACGCGGGCTAAGCTTGTCCTTCCTCTTCTGTGCACACCGCTCCGCCCTTAGGTGCAGCCAAACCCAATCTCCCGGTTTGAAAAGCATAGGTTTGTGTCCGCGGTTGAGGAAACGTGCATATTGTTCGGTCCTCCTCTCGATGTTTGTTCGAACTTCCTCATGAAGCTTCTTGACCAATTCGGCTCTTGCGGCTCCATCTTGACTCTCGACCTCGTCCGGTGGTAACGGTAGTAGATCCATCGGAGTAAGAGGTTTAAATCCGTAAGCGACCTCGAATGGCGACTTCTTGGTGGCCGAGTGAATGGCTTGATTGTATGCGAACCAGTGTTCACGAAATCGGCGTCGGTGGCCGTTGAGGCGGCGAGTAGACGTTGGGCGGTGGTTCACCGCCGCGAGTTGGTGGTAATCGGCCAAACAAATCGGccaattcttttttctttctaaaacttaattttttgaaTGGTATTACATAAAGTAAACTTGTGCTATTTTAGTTAAGATCtgtgagaaatgatgaaaacagaggcaaaaaacgaaaaaatgagaagaaaaaaaatgcaggAATCATGGCGGCCGTTAGGGTTTTTttaggaagaagatgaacacaATGAAATGACCAATTTGTCCTTCTCatttaagtgaaaaataaaagattggGAATTTTGTTTATTCTACCACATTGGCTAAAAAAGTTTTCCCAAATaccacatttttattttcttttaagaaataccatatttgagatttaagagaGAGATAAGATGACAATTTTATCTTTCAAATAAGAGGggtgagatatatatataggcatgTTGTCTTTTTATGACAgtacttttcagttttcactaTACCAATATGATTAGACATTATACCAGTTGGCATTTAatatgaagaaagagaagatctCTTAGGACAAAAAATGTGTCGTAGCAATCCTAGAAAAAAACAaggaattaaaaattaatagacaAATGAtagaagataaaacaaataaagagaaCAAAACGAAGAAAGCATTCTTGTGATTTAAAAAGTACATCACCTAAGTTTTTGTAATTGTCCATCGTATATTATGTTATAGGTGGACAACAATAAGTTGCAATAACTTGTCCACTGCGCATCAATGCTGAGAAGATTatgcattttttcttttagtaagAGACATGGTGATTAACCTAAATAATGGTCAACATATGTATGAAAACTTGTCcacattctagtaataaattTACGAGAggataattttcatttttattgtctACTGCATATAACTGTGAACAACCTAAGCCCTATGATGGACAACTTAAAATCAAAACTCGTCCACATTTGTGTAGAGGAAAACTAATATTATTGTCTACTgcatataaaaatgaaaatgattcaTATTTTATGGAGGACAACTACGACTAAAACTTGTCTACAACTACAATGAAAAGTTGTGCACACTGTAAATAGATGACaacaattataataatataatatatttattgttcattgcattctcaaagaaaaaacacattatattttaaaatcgaTCTGATAGTTGTGAAAAAGATAACGATAAAGGAAGGTGGAAGAAGACGAAAGGGTGAGccaatttagatttttattcatgtttttttaaaaaaattttcaCTCCTTTTTATCCTTatgttaatattaaaataattaaaacgaTATAAAATTATGTGTCAGAGTTTGGTTTTTACTACGAATAAAAGAAAGCTTTGGTTGCTTTATTTAAGGTTACTTTAGTCATTTAACTTTGGTTTTGTAGTAGCCGGGAAAAGGTTCAATCGAATGTGGCATTCTTTAAAAGAAACTGAATTGATTGTGGTACTTCTGTTAAAAATCTCTAAAAGATTTTTCCCTCATCTAGCTTCGATCCCTGGTCTGAACACgatttaaaactctttaaaccACTACACTACTTCAACTTTCAACATAAATGCgtaactttattaatatataacctcgtatttggtaaaaataatgatatatcCCCTAACGCCTACTACCGCTTATTCAACGATTAATCCCGCCTAaaccgtctaggcgctaggcgctaaTCTACCGCCCGAATagcgcctagcgctttcttgaataCTGATGCGAACTCGATGAGTGGGACGCATTCTATCCATGTCCCTTTGTTGCTTGCGATCGCCGTTCGAAGTAAAGCTCTAATGGATCGGTTTACGACGTCGGTCTGTCCGTCAGTTTGCGGTTGTGTGCGGCGGTGGAGTACAGCAGTTTGGTTCCAAGTTTCTTCCATAAGGTCCGCCAGAAATGTCAAAGGAATTTCGAATCACGATCAGAAATAATGGTCCGCGGTAAACCATGGAGTCGGACCACTTGAATAAAGAATATGTCGGCCAATTGCACCGCATCGTGGCTCGTGACATGGAATGAAATGCGCCTTCTTTGAGAACCAATCAACCACAACCATCAAACTGTCCTTCTAGTTTATAGGGGGCAACCCGAGGACAAAATCCATAGACAGGTCGATCCAAGGTCTTGTCGACACCGGTAGTGGTGTGTATAGGCCGTGCGGGTGGGTAATTGACTTGGACGCTCGACACACCACGCATTGTTCACAATGCTTCTCGACCATATTTTGCATCTTTGGCCAAAAGAAGTGTTCTTGGAGCACGGCCAAAGTCTTTGTTATACCAAAATGTCCGGTCAGTCCCCCATTTTGCGCTTCTTGGACTAACAAGTTGCGGATCAAACCGGTTGGGATGCATAGACGTCGGCCCCGGAACAGATATCCATCGTACACGTAGAACTCGGTGAACGTGTCTTTGCCGTGATTCTTGAAACAATCTCCAAACTCGGCGTCGTTGGTGTACGTTTCCTAAATGCTTTCGAACCCCAACACTTTGGCGTCCATGGTGGTGATCAGGGGGTGTCTTCATGACAATGCGTCGGCAACGATATTCTCCTTGAATTTCTTATATTTGATCACGTAGGAAAAAGACTCAATGAACTCCAGCCATTTAGCGTACCTCCTTTTAAGGTTGGTCTGACTTCACAAATGCTTCAAGGTCTCGTGGTCcgtgtgaatcacaaactccCGGGCCAAAAGGTAGTGCTGCCAAGTCTCCATGGCACGGACCAATGTGTATAGCTCCTTATCGTAGGTAGGATAGTTGAGAGTGGCGCTGCTGAGTTTTTCACTGATACCTTAAACTtaataggaaatttgaaatctatattaaattttttaagtctttgaaaTGTACCTTATGTATTGAACTAAATGACTATTTTGTCctcaattataaattaattaaaactaaatactataaaattaaattaattcatttgaaaattttatttttactaacaTTGTCTAAACTAGATATTCGGGTAAAATCTTGTAAAACATTGTTTAGTGATTAAAGATCCAATAATCTGTTACTCTATCGTGATTAAAGATCTcgtattatttagtaatttaattttaaaatttattatataaaaattaaaattaaattaattagaatttttcttttttttccatttatgtttagtaaatgttttagataatattagttttcatttaataaaaaaaattgaaaaatagttatattttttaattcattttgaaaattgttaactttaataaaataatttaaaattgtgagcttttagaaaataaatcaacagttcaaaaaaatcgactttgtaacaaatcaattaataaaagaatgaatcgaatttttaatataagtcaacaaagaaaaaacataaatcagcaaaaataaaatataagtcgaCAGTTAAAAAAGTCAATCATATTAATAAGTcaacttaaaatgaaataagcctactaagaccaaacaaatcaaCGGGAAAGAAATATAagtcaacaacaaaacaaataagtcaacatcatcaaaagtcgactttgtaaaaaaacaatcaaacaaaaaaaaagtcgacaattttaaaataaatcgatggaaaaacaaataagtcgacaaaaattaaacttaagtcaatcattcaaaatatcgcccttattaataaattaatgtaGAATATAATAagtcaataataaataaacaaatcaacaaaaaacaaatataaatcgatgaacaaaaaaaataagtcaacagTTGAAAAAACCGACTATGTTATAAATCCACTAGACATAACATAAGTCAACTGTTCTAATATAAGTCGATGACAAAGATAATTAAGTCAAcagaaatataaaaacaaaacgatTGTTCAAAAAGtcgacattataaataaatcaacctaaattaaaataagtctaaaacattgatatatatatatatatattataaattgtataatcttgaattatttatttttaaataaatttaaatctaaataatatcaacaaaaagaattaaattctttttctttgatcaaaATTTTAGGATCAAAAATTTATtcatgtaatcattatttaaaatacaataagtaattttaaattattaaataattaattccgaatttaacaattttaaaaattaatttatttttaaagttgatttatttttaaatataagttaagtttttattattttatttaattgttgacattatttaataataagggTATTTCTGtccatttttatttcaaaatgtgtagttttcaaataactGTAAGATTAagtgtaattttcaaatttagtatAGTTTTCAAATTGTCCCGAATCTGACCAAGTAAATACAAAACGTTACCAGCCTGAAAAAAGCAAAAGTTGCAGGACCCCAGGCTTTGGACGAGAGATCTTGCCAAACCAAAGAACATGATAATCCTAAAACACAAAGATAAAAGGAAGTTAGACCCATTCCAAGATTTTTCAATCTATTGttaacaagcaacaaacaacgATGGTGAAGAGTGAGAAATGAAAGGGACCAAATAACATGACTCATGGCATCAACAACTTCCTTCAGAAATGGCTTAACTTATCTAATAGGATCAGCGATCGCAAGCAAGCATCAATCTGCAgaatcattcatcatcatccatcaaaATCGGACCGTTGTCGCCTTTCACGGGAGAttagaaaaaatcataagatagaaaacaaaattggacCGTTGTCGCATCTCAAACGGCTCGAATTTAAAGAGATTTCTCAAAGGTCGGTGGTGGTGATTTTAGAGATTTCTGGGTTTTATTAGAGACCCAAACGGTCGAAACTCGAATTGAAACTCTTCCGTAACTGAAAATGATACTTTTCTGGATTtaagtcatgttttttttttgtcaaccattgggccacaactggccggcccattagccaaattcctacattcgaaTGATTTAAATCATGTTTTAACGTccacaattttatttattttatgaccGTTTGAAGTGTCATGTGTCTAATCAatttaactaaaccaaaccaatataatAATACTACGGTTTAAACCAAAACatcatgtttaaaaaaactaatcaacaaaaattgatgttttaaatggcctataacaaagttcatggtttaaatggccaaaatttgaaagttgatCATGgtttaaataacatttttcccattttaattctatttttcttttaggtcATCCCTAATTTTCACATGATTAATGTCATGAAATCGAGTTTATGAAatgctttgtttgtttagtGGAATGGAAGAAAGGAACAGAGAAAATACCTGGTGTCATCACTTCAATCATTGCTTCCATCATTGCTGTCCACGTCCTACCATTTAAATCGCCTTTCCAGATACCTATTAGTGACACCCAATTAAACGTAAAACTCGTTAATTAACTTTCTGTGACATAATTAAtcaaagaagaacacaaacctcCTTGACACTCAAAGCAGCAGTCAGAATGGCTTCTGTGATTCCTATCTCTACATTGAAGGTTGTCACCAGAGCTTATCAATTTCTTTAGGCCTTGTTTTACCTAGATCTGCAGGTTTTAACATCAGTCAAATGCTGCATAAACCGCCACACTAACCTGAAACAAAGAGATCATATTAGGGGAATATTGAATATACAGAAACGAATATCATCACATGTTCACACAGAGGTTCTCTGATGACATTGATTCTACTACTTCTTTAAGTAATGCTACTAAGggaaaaaaatcattacttGGTAAAAATTGATAAATGTATAATGATTACCtgtaaaattgataattgaaGCCAAACTACACAACTGCACAACACCGTTGTCGGGGAAAACACGAATCCACCACACCCAAATCTCCGATGAGATGAAAGGGAAGACATTGAATACACAAACAAGTTAAACACATGAGAAGTATAaagaaggacaaaaaaaaaaaaaaaacacaggaGAACAAATCATACCTAGAAGATGTAACAGAAGATACCAGAATCATAAGAGTTTAACAGAGCAATCCCACACTACCTCAACTACGACCTGCATCATCATCAGACATATTACATATAGAAGATATTATATTAgattatatccaaaatattaagaataagAGGGGAAGAAagggaaagaaacaaaactataaaagaagaagacgtaAAAGATGTGTTAAAAGGATGATCAAAACCAATGGAAATCGCATGTCCAGCCTAGTGCACCAGAGGAGCTCATAATTAAGACTTAAATGAATACGTTAGCACAGAGAGCGAAAGAAGAActgttaagaggaagaacaaaaccgtTGAATAAGAGAAGAAGCGAAGCGTGTCTTGAGACATCACTCTCATCGATAAAAACATCATCCAAAAACTTGAAATAACAGAATGACAAGTAAACCAcataaataaattcataaaaatttgagaaCACATAGGCATTAGGCAAGAAGACACAAATAAGACAACTCCACTCCACCCCAtcatctctcctcttcttcttcaatcttcgtAGCTACAAagaaaaaccattaaaaatataattttctagaTTATTATtagggaaattacctagaatattacataaaagtaggtttattactagactaacacgttgagattttcgacttactagaataacacataaaagtttgattattacTTCTAAACCAggattgtgtgttttattacggtttatgccatttataattaaatttggttgaaaaaaaaacttgagatttTATGCTTTTGATCTTGAGATCTTGGATATGCTCTTACATTTAAATTGTCTTtgattttaaagagaaaaaaacacaaaaaaaacttgaatgatCGATTCGTGTTTTTTTGGATTCTCTTAAATTTGGGTGGACAAAAAACATCATATTGATTCCTTCTGATTTgattcactctctctctcaagaacaaagttttagatctagtttttattttgtctgaGTTATCGGAGAAGATATTATCGGTGAGTTCGAGAATCGGTGAGTTCACTGGAGAAGAAATTATCGGTGAGTTCGATAATCGTAACTAGCGGTAGATTGAAAAGCCCCGCTGGTACAGTTCCGTTGAGAAGATTCTTGACgattctgattttgtttaagGACTTGCATTTACCAAGCTCTTCTGGGATTGGACCGAAGAAGAAGTTGTTAAAGAGTATCAACATCTCTAGCTTCTCGCCTCTGCATAAATCCATGGGGATAAGTCCGGTGAGGTGGTTGTAAGAGACATCAAGCTTTTTCAGATTCCCGTTCCGGCCAAGATTCGTCTCTGTTCTTGAACTGTTCAATAGGGATTTGTAAGTTTTAATCGGTCTCACATCTAACAGCGTCGTTGGATTGTGTTTTCTGTGATTGATTTAGAGATAAAAGCAGTTCTTTTAGCTCTTTGCTTTAGATATGTTTCCTGATATATGTGAGCTTCATATTTCTTGTAGGTTTATATGAAGAGCGCCCTTCTCCCACACTCTCCACCTGCCTGTCTCAAGTAATTATTCTCTACATTTCTCAGTTTTCAAGATCAAAGTTTCTTATACTAGTCAAGAGTTCTTTGTGTTGTAATTAATGGTCTGGAGTATATAAACTTCCAAGTCAAGATCTGCTTcagaaaaacaaacaatggATTCTATGAATGTGCTTGAACTTAGTTATAAGCATGGATTATTGTGTATGGTGTTGTCACATTGATTATTCATTGACCAATATGAACTTTGGATTTAGCCATAAATTATCTTTGTTAAAAGCTTAGAGAAAGGTGCTTCTTAAAAGGTTATGACATATGCTGTAAATGTGACTTggtcttccttttcttttgttgcagaTGGAAAGCTCGTTCACATGCAATTTACAGCGTACTCAAAAATCTTGAGGCTGATTTCCTTTGTCTGCAGGTTTGTTCTtgtaaatcttcttcttctttatttttttgtttggttagaaTTGAGGTATCCTTTTCTAATGAGACAGAACTCCTCCTTCTCTCTTATTCAATCcactagaaaattttagatgtTCATAAATGTTAGTGTTGTTTGTTCATAGTGCCTATGAATTGTGTGTATCAAATGGTGTCTCCACTTGTTTAGTTATATTGTTACAACTTTTGCAGGAAGTAGATGAGTACGATAGCTTTTACAGAAAAACATGGAGTCTCTGGGCTATTCTGGGATTTGTATTCAGAGAACAGGACAGAGGAAGCGTGATGGTTGTGCAATCTTCTACAAGCCAAACTGGTATGATTAAAACATTAGGCGTGATAAGACTTTTAAACTTGATGCAGAAACATTAATCTGATTGAAACAACACACTCTTCTTTTGATTTAGTGCAGAGTTGATCACCAAGGAACGGATCGAATATAATGATCTTGTGGACTCAATAAAGGCAGATAGTGTTACCTGCAGCAAACAGAAGATTGAGACATCCAACGAAAGAAAAGGTGATGACAAAGCGAAAGGTAAAATTGTCCTTTTGTGCTGTTTCTTTTATATCTCAACATCATTACCAACTTTTATCTATTGTTCTCTTCACATGTTTccacaaatctgccccaaacaAAAGATTCTCGAAAAGACAGTCGTGACCTTAATGATCCACTAGTGAGACTAAAACGCGATTGTGTTGGAATAATGGCTGCTTTCAGAATCAATAAGCCATTTGAGCACATTGTTATTGTGGCAAATACACATCTTTACTGGTACAAAAACTTGTCACCACATTAAAGATGATCTTTTTTTACACTCATGTTTCAACTTTCATCTCATGTTTTACTTCTTTCTAGGGACCCGGAATTGGCTGATGTGAAGCTTGCTCAAGCCAAGTATCTACTATCACGACTAGCTGAGTTCAGAACGCTAATATCAGATGAATTTGAGAGTACACCTTCGTTGCTTacatttctacttttttttttgttccttcgATTTGGCGTATTGATTTTATCTGTTCATGGTCGTTAAGAGTTTCTCCTGTAAACAATGCTGAAAGAGGAGATGATACAGATCAATTGAAGCCTGTATTCGTTGGTGAGTTTCCTCAATTGTTGCAAGATGAACAAAGTTATCCTGGTTAGTATTTCTTTGCCTTTCTTTAAGATAGAAGTAGGAACAGTTTCTTTGAGGAATGTTTGTGGNATCCAAGGTCCTTGATCTGGCGTTTTTCACAAGGATTGGCAAGAGAGTCTTGTTGGCAGTTTTTCATGTTGACAGATTGTGACATACATTGTTTTACTATTGAACCTTATCCTGATCTGACTGTTTCAAAAGTCTGGCAACATGAGATTGTTGGCACTGATGGTGATTCAGGTATCAAGAAAGATATAGCTAGTCAAAAGCAAATTTGGCCTCTAGATCTGCAGGTAGATGATCAGGGTAAAGTGATGTAAAAGCAATCATCTTTACGATATATTATTGATCTCCTAAGGCTGATCTTCTAAGGAGATTTATGTCTTGGCTCTCTCTCAGCATCGTGGTGTCAAAGAAGTTACTGAGTGGATGTCTAAGGTCTTTCCCTTTTATTACCATGCTTTAATCTCACTCGGTCATTAGATTGCACTTTTCATTACCTGTGACAACAACTCCCATCTGATGATTTCTCTTACAAATGTTCTCATCGCTATATTACAATCTCAATGGCAAAATGCTGacgtttgttatgttttttgctAGACAAGTTNGATTGTTGGCACTGATGGTGATTCAGGTATCAAGAAAGATATAGCTAGTCAAAAGCAAATTTGGCCTCTAGATCTGCAGGTAGATGATCAGGGTAAAGTGATGTAAAAGCAATCATCTTTACGATATATTATTGATCTCCTAAGGCTGATCTCGTTCATTCCCTGAgctttactattttttttagttgcaTTTGATTACTGAACTCCGATTGTTTTCATGGTTGCTTTCAGGATACACAAAGGAAAGAAGTAGTATTGTGGTGATTGGGCTTAGTATTCACACAGCTCCTGTTGAGATGCGTGAGAAGCTTGCTATTCCTGAAGCTGAATGGCCACGAGCTATCGCTGAGTTGTGCAGTTTGAATCATATCGAAGAAGCTGCTGTTCTCAGTCGCTGCAACCGAATGGAGATTTATGTCTTGGCTCTCTCTCAACATCGTGGTGTCAAAGAAGTTACTGAGTGGATGTCTAAGGTCTTTCCCTTTTATTACCATGCTTTAATCTCACCCGGTCATT from Camelina sativa cultivar DH55 chromosome 9, Cs, whole genome shotgun sequence encodes:
- the LOC109125155 gene encoding glutamyl-tRNA reductase 2, chloroplastic-like codes for the protein MLTDCDIHCFTIEPYPDLTVSKVWQHEIVGTDGDSGIKKDIASQKQIWPLDLQVDDQGYTKERSSIVVIGLSIHTAPVEMREKLAIPEAEWPRAIAELCSLNHIEEAAVLSRCNRMEIYVLALSQHRGVKEVTEWMSKTS